A section of the Harmonia axyridis chromosome 2, icHarAxyr1.1, whole genome shotgun sequence genome encodes:
- the LOC123674231 gene encoding MATH and LRR domain-containing protein PFE0570w-like isoform X1, with protein sequence MSEGIFGLSYSLNLSFNDKSPNNSNCTESCIKYVKINKDNTIQTNSASPLTLIESAVPPALQNVLNHYGVQAKTLRTKNSSSLEVSSQNIPKESSAVNDLTFSIFKKIQEDSDLNSTACQSSSTKQTNVPLKIDNQKVGYRKTETEKSTVKPKSKKRKHTDRGSDFKRHENSAGDSLDKIHKGTHCSNTLSVSKKIKIYQDVVIKSADEGGCNGYTNEAEQMVEKYQYHILNSCHQSFNRDNEEVNRIQLKVGGSMDEEQNLKHVVQMNETSSYRSENVKTIISHLDKEETRIPDSLAESEDQIKIEYNERREKPKKKHKHSKNLDEIDLFLKINHQDTSFIDKKNSKVVEMKTTLPELPEQIPSNQKKTLHISTGKNTILNSPHNQRNILEEPNCKNINVSWKLDQEEKNDEKYQFHTALHEHSNVSNFEVYRKQLFTEDIDETICGNEQSNLNNKKCLEACRETQNSNTSPEITIVREDINEEEIKFKKVKDEKTEDATTENVSLCRMIEQPIQSVRKYDIEKLDNILTPIRNSGMKQGNSKKNTIVDIQEKTAHSRNVEINISKETEIEESCENQDKGQSKILSKSDDIKEEKAKLVQKENPHQESDIQDMINANPNKNSIRTRKKQQMTTSYDNGENSEGKSKNKLVDSILRETIDVIHSPKNKSTEVGNDCKIDEIAKSNDTSSDHHEPVENQKSIKIKKHKKLFDVNNEQLSYNNNPKQLNSIEKHQDQSNNIPILLETTISGKTIKKEVRKGILDCQSHETIKNKIQNEINLSENAVQIFHEGRYIDEFDVSESANVRSEQKKVRKSRKKIFEEIQDMDSKKNQILQIASEMEENIGDSKQKESDNKLNSESIQKTTSVDRIIKKGEMETKISTPTNKKGKVNEKKKGDEGSTKYLVEKTKNNKSKIQLDDHISNILFSKIEDFFKELDSGGSDYESDKGKNKKVPQIKENKNKINNSDTEHKKDTIIQLKSDDNLNTSTLISTEPDFDNLFDDVDEKLLSDIEKEYHEMQSCMTPERTLPVEPIENKCKRMKYNSFVENSSPRTKQAKDTVIDNDDMDLEFSEDPELEYKKMQSYIFNQENTPDSEIKKKTNCKDFGENHPESKMIAPSRTNKVPGITNLISQSGSNKIKNVKSNSYGNYDSEAEAVIRDTAINKRQSLSPLKNHMKNFKILNSNQNFVDGHTTDKQEIENKENEPEKGTGASETSIQDSTKSSLNDSFINTNKDSSSVPAKEIQKNSETFIANECKPITEIHLSDHQSCVESDTNTEAESYINTFIQHSKLLMDIEAELDDYADIEETFFKSDDDKQSQNVSFDIEKCSEENANGVVLNKEASIKSPKKHKKMEDKNENNKPVKESSLGSKITKIKFSPNKSNKVGNEGGNTGHKYIMHKFLEENSNNISNAEVSIKTPKKHQKTSTRDTYIMHKFLEENSNNTSNNVSIKTLEKLQNTPTEEKKEFSESKCDRTKNDEENTQNKINGPKCRSILDFFRKENIKTAVYENKSIEDPVSNETGNNNKDSLPSNEVQIKTNIEKTSLIPGKDDMQCQDENSDIEKCKKETTNRVVPNKGPSLKSPKESHGISNENDNTDRESFLQTEVKKIIFSVDKSDILENEVGNIPNTCIVHKSSEEKSIKIISYDEVPVKTPKKHQRIPVQNDKSSRKGNIKNKRNRSPTEVKSDNVQKKEEYSKNRYIPNSSEENSNKIISDNEVQITPAVKDKTSRKSSIKNENNKGKISGKKWDRFKNEEENTQDKSDEPKCRSILDFFNKENGTTAVHKKELTEDKIEENLNNVISINEFSIKTPKKHQKTPVQNKKSSRKRNIENESFSENKCDKAQRSSNEDMKSQEGNFDLKKSSEENTDRVVPNEEVLIKSSKKRQRISEKKDNIIKNEIKKIRFSLGGSEIVENEGDDIQKTCIKHKSSNEKPNEIISNNEVSVKTPKRKRNLSVQNSKSAVPNEDGLIRSSKKRQRISDEKCKIFRKSLLESEIKKIKFSVDKSDIVENEVDNKSKSSVDNSDEIIPCNNVPTKTPKKHQKTPALNKKKIPAVKDTTSEKSLVKNESNKKKLSENKCDKVENEQENTQNKSDGTKCKSILDFFKKENNTTAVHKNESTEDKIKDLKAVSSKKDSINSKEILMNDEQKINSDNSNLNSDSNETENNNEYSLPSDEVRIKRNIKKISLIPDDTQCQEGNSDIRKCKTETSNRVVPNKGLSIKLPKKSNGISDESDKTYRKSLLQSEIKKIRFSIDKYNVVENEQDKSSKKVPVKTPKKHQGIPVQNDKSSTKGNIKNKKDRSSSEVKSDKDQKKEEDSQNRCNPNSSEENSNKIIPSNEVQITPAVKDKTTRKSSVKNESNKEKISENKCDRVKNEEENTPNKSNGPKCRTILDFFKKENSMTAVHKKESTEDKIEDLSSTSSRRDLCEEVGVPDYSNLNSDSKEHEGTDEYSFADILSQINSKKLEKEFHDILGTSSKLAVHEESSNPDDILVSPKKSQKKCGGRKQTREVHEKYDDEQSSNSDDEEFSDSDDIPVSQINNRKKSGGRKQTQKVHEKYDDDQSSISDDDQSSNSDDEQLSNSDDFLVPPKNSRKKCSGKKQAHEVHDSSDDDHSFNSDVEDSSNSDDSSVSSRRRKHYGERKRQSVYVNSDDEESSNPDDMLVSPMKRRKKCGGRKQGFKEKAKKEQAIKLMKQSKSIWEIQKELDIYKKDELQKKVENLVIKNPYPLSRIQEIIPITSYYVGCRQRLSDEGITLKLGPFSEKEDEMIKTNWKDFCQQINWDENDYLPFVSGSAKSKYGVLSLKQFESFVQWISHDFENRTMNTVFDRFRSIYLFKELDNGRYDEVDDQVIEEYLKVNDSSTPFLDIGTILNRQRRSVRLRHRLLEIKKKYSNQKIHWTKSLVEKLIVTLTEETCTINLLELKDHKITSLEWLKVAERMNLPPDNIRRSWLSNLYPRFFSDVYTEHKGYIRAKLIDIVSSSYPSWKEVDWKAVSEKMGEGFPPITCRKTLHDLVRNKVPSVKKNDFKKALEHLKNIDLEPTKDYYSFVKEIWRETKNGTILPRI encoded by the exons ATGAGTGAAGGAATATTTGGGTTATCATATTCTCTTAATTTATCTTTTAATGATAAATCTCCGAACAACAGCAATTGCACAGAATCATGTATCAAATATGTTAAAATCAATAAGGATAATACCATTCAAACTAACTCTGCATCTCCTTTAACTTTAATCGAATCAGCAGTTCCTCCAGCACTTCAAAATGTATTAAATCATTATGGAGTTCAAGCAAAAACATTACGTACCAAAAATTCGTCATCACTGGAGGTTTCATCCCAAAATATTCCAAAAGAATCTTCTGCTGTGAATGATCTTACATtttctattttcaaaaaaattcaagaagattcTGATTTAAATTCAACTGCTTGTCAGAGTTCTTCCACTAAGCAAACAAATGTTCCTCTAAAAATTGATAATCAGAAGGTCGGTTATCGAAAAACTGAAACTGAAAAGAGTACAGTAAAACCTAAAAGCAAGAAAAGAAAACATACCGATAGAGGTTCAGATTTCAAACGACATGAAAATTCTGCAGGAGATTCCCTCGATAAAATTCACAAAGGAACACATTGTAGTAATACTCTATCGgtttctaaaaaaattaaaatttatcaagATGTGGTGATAAAAAGTGCTGACGAAGGTGGTTGCAATGGTTATACTAATGAAGCAGAACAAATGGTTGAGAAATATCAATATCACATTTTAAATTCATGTCATCAAAGTTTCAACAGAGATAATGAAGAAGTCaatagaattcaattgaaagttGGAGGCTCTATGGACGAAGAGCAAAATTTGAAACATGTTGTTCAAATGAATGAAACCTCATCTTATAGATCTGAAAATGTCAAAACAATAATATCACATTTAGATAAGGAAGAAACAAGAATACCTGATTCGTTAGCAGAATCTGAGgatcaaattaaaattgaatataatgaaagaagagaaaaaccaaagaaaaaacataaacaTTCCAAAAATCTAGATGagattgatttatttttgaaaattaaccACCAGGACACATCATTTATTGATAAGAAAAATAGTAAAGTAGTTGAAATGAAAACTACTCTTCCAGAGTTACCTGAACAAATACCATCCAACCAGAAAAAGACACTACATATTTCCACTGGAAAAAATACCATATTAAATTCTCCTCATAATCAACGAAACATATTAGAGGAACCAAATTGTAAAAATATCAATGTATCATGGAAATtggatcaagaagaaaaaaatgatgagaaATATCAATTTCACACAGCTCTTCATGAACATTCAAATGTAAGTAATTTTGAAGTTTATAGAAAACAGTTATTCACTGAAGATATCGATGAAACAATCTGTGGGAATGAACAGTcaaatttaaataacaaaaaGTGTTTGGAAGCATGTCGAGAAACACAAAATTCAAATACATCCCCAGAAATTACAATTGTTAGAGAAGATattaatgaagaagaaataaaattcaagaaagttAAAGATGAAAAAACTGAAGATGCTACAACAGAAAATGTTAGCCTATGTCGTATGATTGAACAGCCGATACAGTCGGTAAGAAAAtatgatatagaaaaattagataatatTCTTACTCCTATTAGGAACAGTGGTATGAAGCAgggaaattcaaagaaaaatacaATTGTTGATATCCAAGAAAAAACAGCACATAGTCGAAATGTTGAAATTAATATATCAAAAGAAACAGAAATTGAAGAGTCATGTGAGAATCAAGATAAAGGTCAATctaaaattctttcaaaaagtGATGATATTAAGGAAGAAAAAGCAAAGTTGGTCCAAAAAGAAAATCCTCATCAGGAGAGTGATATACAAGACATGATAAATGCAAAtccaaacaaaaattcaattcgaacaagaaaaaaacaacaaatgacGACTTCGTATGATAATGGCGAAAATTCAGAAGgaaaatctaaaaataaattaGTAGACAGCATTTTAAGGGAAACAATTGATGTAATCCATAGTCCTAAGAATAAAAGTACTGAAGTTGGAAATGACtgcaaaattgatgaaatagcTAAAAGTAATGATACTTCTTCTGACCACCACGAACCAGTGGAGAATCAGAAGtccattaaaataaaaaagcacaaaaaattgtttgatgtgaataatgaacaattaaGTTACAATAATAATCCTAAGCAGTTGAATTCAATAGAAAAACATCAAGATCAATCCAATAATATTCCCATTCTTTTAGAAACCACAATTAGTGGGAAGACTATTAAGAAGGAGGTAAGAAAGGGCATATTGGACTGTCAATCTCATGAAACTATTAagaacaaaattcaaaatgaaataaatctttcagaaaatgcGGTGCAAATATTCCATGAAGGGCGATATATCGATGAATTCGATGTGAGTGAAAGTGCAAATGTAAGAAGTGAACAGAAAAAAGTTCgaaaatctagaaaaaaaatttttgaagagaTACAAGATATGGActcaaaaaaaaaccaaattctACAAATTGCATCAGAAATGGAAGAAAACATTGGCGATAGTAAACAAAAAGAATCcgataataaattaaatagtGAGAGTATTCAGAAAACAACAAGTGTAGatagaatcataaaaaaaggtgaaatggaaacaaaaatttcaactccGACAAATAAAAAGGGCAAagtaaatgaaaagaaaaagggCGATGAAGGTAGTACAAAATATCttgttgaaaaaacaaaaaacaataaatcaaaGATTCAATTAGATGATCATATTTCtaatatacttttctctaaaatcgaagattttttcaaagaattagACAGTGGAGGAAGTGATTACGAAAGTGACAAAGGCAAAAATAAAAAGGTACCacaaataaaagaaaacaaaaataaaataaataattcagatACTGAGCACAAAAAAGACACAATCATACAATTGAAATCAGATGACAATTTGAATACATCCACGCTAATCAGTACAGAACCAGATTTCGACAATCTTTTTGATGACgtagatgaaaaattattaagtGACATAGAAAAGGAATACCATGAAATGCAATCCTGCATGACTCCTGAGAGGACACTTCCAGTTGAGCCTATTGAAAATAAGTGCAaaagaatgaaatataattcatttgtaGAGAATTCATCACCTCGTACAAAACAAGCAAAAGATACTGTAATTGACAATGATGACATGGACCTAGAATTCTCAGAAGATCCAGAGTTAGAATACAAAAAAATGCAATCTTACATATTTAATCAAGAGAATACACctgattcagaaataaaaaaaaagactaATTGTAAAGATTTTGGGGAAAATCATcctgaaagtaaaatgattgcACCTTCAAGAACAAATAAAGTTCCAGGAATAACTAATTTGATATCCCAGTCCGGtagtaacaaaattaaaaatgtaaaaagtaaTTCATACGGTAATTATGACAGTGAAGCTGAAGCAGTAATAAGAGACACAGCCATTAATAAGAGACAGTCATTATCCCCTCTgaaaaatcatatgaaaaattttaaaatcttgAATTCCAATCAGAATTTTGTTGATGGTCATACAACTGATAAACAAGAGATAGAGAATAAAGAAAATGAGCCTGAAAAGGGTACAGGAGCAAGTGAAACCAGCATTCAGGATAGTACTAAAAGTTCTCTAAATGATAGTTTTATAAATACAAATAAAGATAGTTCTTCTGTTCCAGCtaaagaaattcagaaaaatagtGAAACCTTTATAGCAAATGAGTGCAAGCCAATTACTGAAATTCATTTAAGTGACCACCAATCATGTGTTGAAAGTGATACAAATACTGAGGCTGAATCATATATAAACACCTTTATTCAGCACTCAAAACTACTTATGGATATCGAAGCAGAATTGGACGATTACGCAGATATCGAGGAAACTTTCTTCAAATCTGACGATGACAAGCAAAGTCAAAATGTAAGTTTTGACATTGAAAAGTGTTCCGAAGAAAATGCTAATGGAGTTGTACTTAATAAAGAAGCTTCAATAAAATCTCcaaagaaacataaaaaaatggaagataaaaatgaaaacaataagcCTGTCAAGGAAAGTTCACTTGGAagtaaaattacaaaaattaaattctctccAAATAAAAGTAATAAAGTTGGAAATGAAGGGGGTAATACTGGACATAAATATATTATGCATAAATTTTTAGAGGAAAACTCAAACAATATATCTAACGCTGAAGTTTCAATAAAAACACccaaaaaacatcaaaaaactTCAACTCGAGATACATATATTATGCATAAATTTTTAGAAGAAAACTCAAATAATACATCTAACAATGTTTCAATAAAGACacttgaaaaacttcaaaatacTCCAACTGAGGAGAAAAAAGAATTCTCTGAAAGTAAATGTGACAGAACTAAAAATGACGAGGAAAATactcaaaacaaaattaatggACCTAAATGTAGAAGTATCTTAGATTTCttcagaaaagaaaatattaaaactGCTGTGTATGAAAATAAATCGATTGAAGATCCCGTTTCAAATGAAACTGGGAATAACAACAAAGATTCATTACCTTCCAATGAAGTTCAAATTAAGACAAATATCGAGAAAACCTCCTTAATACCAGGCAAAGACGACATGCAATGTCAAGATGAGAATTCTGACatcgaaaaatgtaaaaaagaaACCACAAATAGAGTTGTACCTAATAAAGGACCTTCATTGAAGTCGCCAAAGGAAAGTCATGGAATATCAAATGAAAACGATAATACTGATAGAGAAAGTTTTCTCCAAACCGaggtcaaaaaaattatattttctgtAGATAAAAGTGATATATTGGAAAATGAAGTTGGTAATATTCCAAATACATGTATCGTGCACAAATCTTcagaagaaaaatcaattaaaatcaTATCTTACGATGAAGTTCCAGTGAAGACACCTAAAAAACATCAAAGAATACCAGTCCAAAACGATAAATCTTCCAGGAAaggaaatattaaaaacaaGAGAAATAGGAGTCCCACTGAAGTTAAAAGTGATAACGTCCAGAAAAAGGAAGAATATAGTAAAAACCGGTATATTCCTAACTCTTCtgaggaaaattcaaataaaattatatcCGACAATGAAGTTCAAATAACACCAGCTGTGAAGGATAAAACTTCTAGGAaaagttcaataaaaaatgagaaTAACAAAGGAAAGATATCTGGAAAAAAATGGGACAGATTTAAGAATGAAGAGGAAAATACTCAAGACAAAAGTGATGAACCTAAATGTAGGagtattttagattttttcaacaaagaAAATGGTACAACTGCTGTGCATAAAAAGGAATTGACTGAAGATAAAATCGAAGAAAACTTGAATAATGTCATATCCATTAACGAATTTTCAATAAAGACACctaaaaaacatcaaaaaacaccagttcaaaataaaaaatcttccAGGAAACGTAATATTGAGAATGAGAGTTTCTCTGAAAATAAATGTGATAAAGCCCAGAGGTCAAGCAACGAAGACATGAAAAGTCAAGAAGGAAATTTTGACTTAAAAAAAAGTTCAGAAGAAAACACTGATAGAGTTGTACCTAATGAAGAAGTCTTAATTAAGTCATCTAAGAAACGTCAaagaatatcagaaaaaaaggataatattattaaaaatgagattaaaaaaattagattttctCTTGGTGGAAGTGAAATAGTTGAAAATGAGGGGGATGATATTCAGAAGACATGTATTAAACataaatcttcaaatgaaaaaccaAATGAAATCATATCCAACAATGAAGTTTCAGTGAAGACACCTAAAAGAAAACGAAATTTATCGGTTCAAAACAGTAAGAGTGCTGTGCCTAATGAAGATGGTTTAATAAGGTCATCTAAGAAACGTCAAAGAATATCAGATGAAAAATGTAAGATTTTTAGGAAAAGTTTGCTTGAAAGtgagattaaaaaaattaaattctctgtAGATAAAAGTGATAtagttgaaaatgaagtggaTAATAAATCTAAATCTTCAGTAGATAACTCAGATGAAATTATACCATGCAATAATGTTCCAACAAAGACACctaaaaaacatcaaaaaactCCAGCTCTGAACAAGAAGAAAATACCAGCTGTGAAGGATACAACTTCTGAGAAGAGTTTAGTAAAAAATGAGAGTAATAAGAAGAAACTATCTGAAAATAAATGTGACAAAGTTGAAAATGAACAGGAAAATACTCAGAACAAAAGTGATGGAACTAAATGTAAAAGtattttagactttttcaaaaaagaaaataacacAACTGCAGTGCATAAAAATGAATCAACTGAAGATAAAATCAAAGATCTGAAAGCAGTAAGTTCTAAGAAAGATTCAATAAATTCTAAAGAAATTCTCATGAATGacgaacaaaaaattaattcagataATTCAAACCTTAATTCAGATTCAAATGAAACTgagaataacaatgaatattCATTACCTTCTGATGAAGTTCGAATTaagagaaatattaaaaaaatctccTTAATACCAGACGACACGCAATGTCAAGAAGGGAATTCTGACATCAGAAAATGTAAAACAGAAACCTCAAATAGAGTTGTTCCCAATAAAGGACTCTCAATAAAGTTGCCAAAGAAAAGTAATGGAATATCAGATGAAAGCGATAAGACTTATAGAAAAAGTTTGCTTCAAAGcgagataaaaaaaataagattctCTATCGATAAATATAATGTAGTTGAAAATGAGCAAgataaatcttcaaaaaaagtaCCAGTAAAGACGCCTAAAAAACATCAAGGAATACCAGTCCAAAACGATAAATCTTCCACgaaaggaaatatcaaaaataaaaaagataggAGTTCCTCTGAAGTTAAAAGTGATAAAGACCAGAAAAAGGAAGAAGATAGTCAAAACAGGTGTAATCCTAACTCTtcagaagaaaattcaaataaaattatacCCAGCAATGAAGTTCAAATAACACCAGCTGTGAAGGATAAAACTACCAGGAAGAGTTCAGTAAAAAATGAGAGTAACAAGGAGAAGATATCCGAAAATAAATGTGACAGAGTTAAAAATGAAGAGGAAAATACTCCAAACAAAAGTAATGGACCTAAATGTAGGactattttagattttttcaaaaaagaaaatagtaTGACTGCTGTGCATAAAAAGGAATCAACTGAAGATAAAATCGAAGATCTGAGTTCAACGAGTTCTAGAAGAGATTTATGTGAAGAGGTTGGTGTTCCAGATTATTCAAATCTTAATTCAGATTCAAAGGAACATGAGGGCACTGATGAATATTCTTTTGCCGATATTCTATCTCagattaactcaaaaaaattgGAGAAGGAGTTTCATGATATCTTGGGGACTTCTTCAAAGCTGGCAGTTCATGAAGAATCATCAAATCCGGATG ATATTCTAGTATCACCAAAAAAGAGTCAAAAGAAGTGTGGAGGAAGGAAACAGACACGGGAAGTTCATGAGAAGTATGATGATGAACAATCATCAAATTCTGATGATGAAGAATTCTCAGATTCTGATG ATATTCCAGTATCACAAATAAACAATAGAAAGAAGAGTGGAGGGAGGAAACAGACACAGAAAgttcatgaaaaatatgatGATGACCAATCATCAATTTCCGATGATGATCAATCATCAAATTCTgatgatgaacaattatcaaattcTGATG ATTTTCTAGTACCACCAAAAAACAGCAGAAAGAAGTGTAGTGGAAAGAAACAGGCACATGAAGTTCATGACAGTTCGGATGATgaccattcatttaattctgATGTTGAAGATTCGTCAAATTCTGATG ATTCTTCGGTATCATCAAGGAGGAGAAAGCATTATGGTGAAAGGAAAAGACAGTCAGTTTATGTGAATTCAGATGATGAGGAATCATCAAACCCTGATG ATATGTTAGTATCACCAATGAAGAGGAGAAAGAAGTGTGGTGGAAGGAAACAAGGATTTAAAGAAAAGGCAAAGAAAGAGCAAGCCATAAAGCTCATGAAACAATCAAAGTCTATTTGGGAAATTCAAaaggaattagatatttataagaAAGATGAACTGCAAAAG aaagtcGAGAATTTGGTTATAAAAAATCCATATCCCTTATCTAGAATACAAGAGATTATACCTATCACTTCTTATTATGTAGGCTGTAGGCAAAGACTCAGTGATGAAGGAATAACATTGAAATTAGGTCCTTTTTCTGAGAAAGAAGATGAAATGATTAAAACAAATTGGAAAGACTTTTGTCAG CAAATTAATTGGGATGAAAATGATTATCTACCCTTTGTTAGTGGTTCTGCAAAATCCAAGTATGGTGTCTTATCACTTAAACAATTTGAATCGTTTGTACAATGGATTTCTCATGATTTTGAAAACCGAACAATGAATACAGTTTTTGATAGATTTCGAAGTATATACCTTTTCAAGGAACTGGACAATGGAAG GTATGATGAAGTCGATGATCAAGTTATTGAAGAATATCTGAAGGTCAACGACAGCAGTACACCATTTCTTGACATTGGCACTATTTTGAACAGACAAAGAAGATCTGTACGTTTAAGACATCGCCTactggaaattaaaaaaaaatacagtaaTCAAAAAATACATTGGACCAAATCTTTGGTGGAAAAGCTGATAGTTACTCTAACAGAAGAGACCTGCACTATCAATTTATTGGAGCTGAAAGATCATAAAATTACATCGTTAGAATGGTTAAAAGTGGCCGAAAGAATGAATCTACCTCCTGACAATATCAGAAGATCGTGGTTAAGTAATTTATATCCAAGATTTTTCTCTGATGTCTATACGGAACATAAGGGGTACATACGGGCTAAACTAATTGACAT tgtatCTTCAAGTTACCCCAGTTGGAAAGAAGTCGATTGGAAAGCAGTTTCAGAGAAAATGGGAGAAGGTTTTCCTCCAATTACATGCAGAAAAACCTTACATGATCTTGTTAGAAATAAGGTTCCATCagttaaaaaaaatgatttcaaaa AAGCTTTGGAACACTTGAAAAATATAGACCTGGAGCCAACAAAAGACTATTATAGTTTTGTGAAAGAGATATGGAGAGAAACAAAA